The region GAGTCAATGAAAGCCCATTGATTGCCATTTCATCGCCAAACGACGAGGGCGGTCCACTGGCGGCCGGTGGCCTCGTCATCTCGCGGCCAATCGTGGCCAACCGGAACGCACAGCGATGGATCAGATGGCTGTCTACACGATCTCGGCACTGTCAGCAACATAGCGCGGCGGTACGGCATCAATCCATCACCGGCGCATAGGCCGGCTACGTGCCATTGATGATCATGCATACTCACTGTTGTGCCAGGccccgagagcgagagcgagagcgagagctcaCTCGGGTGgggggccaccatcaccgcactcGTCATCATCTTAACGAGTCGGAGGCGCAATTATGGTGTGGTTGTTTTCGTAATGATGCCAAATTTCACTTCAAACCGCCTTGCTCCGAAGGTAGTACTAGCaacggtgttggtgctggtagtaCATTGGTGGTTGAGGTTGAGTGTGTTTGCTGTGTGCCATtttaccgcaccgcaccgctggAAAGAAGTGTTACCGGTCGCagtgaagcagaaggagaaagaagtgAGTTGTTGAGGCTCGCATCGCGATCGCAGAAGCACCCACTACCACTTTGCTCCACTTGGACCCGGTCGGGGACGTGTAGCGTGCGGAGAACGACGTTACGACGAGTAATTTACCCCAGGAGGAGAGCAAACGTAATTGTCGATCGGTACCACCCGAAAATGGTTCCGCAGCGCAGGGCCACTTCGCGCCACGCCACTTATCCACACCGAGCGGTTACGGTCCTCACCGTCAGTCAGTACTGTTCGCGTTTCTTGACCACAGAAGCGGTCCCTTTCTCTGTCTTTGCTGTTCCTCCGCTAATAAGTGTTCAGGCGCATATAATGGgcccgtgtgccgtgtgtccGTCATTCAGGTCCCAGGATGGCCCCCGTAGTACATCGGCCCCTGCCACCGATAGCCACGCATTGGAATTGCATACGCGTTTGCGCGCGCTGGACGCATAAAATGGTGGCATAAATATTCCGACCACAATTCCGACTCCGACAGCAGATGGCCCTGCCTCGATGGCcgacgatggagaagaagcCGCTCAGCCGTCTACAGATTGGTGGGAAACGATAGGCAACTTGGTGCATGGAGCATAGCGAGCGAGAATGAacataaaaagcaaacaaaagctGATGCCgacaaaacattcaacatgTCACCAAGCGGTCCACGCACGTACACAGTGTGTCGGTGTCTCTCTATCGGCAATCAAAATTCTCACTTCATTTAAGCTAATTTAAGTCTTTTCAGCCAGACCCCAGAGCCGGGCTCAAACCGTGACGTGCTGCTATGCTGCTTAGTTATGCAAGCAAGCTGGCGCGCCCTAGAACTCCAAGctccgaccaaccaaccaacttcGAGGCTCGAGGTCGGCGTGCCTTCAGATATTCCgcctcggtgctggtggtgctacacGATAGATACACTCGTTTGACGCAGACCGGAAGGAGCGACGACAACATGGCATGGCGGGAACGTAGAAAAGTATCCGATTTCCCGAAGGCACAGGGCACATTATGCGGACAAATTATGCTTTATTTATTCTAATTTAGAACCGCTCATCTCCGCTCAGTGGAGAAGGAAGTGTAGATGTGTGCAGGCAAGATGTTTGGAAAACGTCTTCGGGAGTGAAAACAACGCCGGGGGGCGCGTGTAACACGAGAATGACTCGAATGACGGGAAACAAAGGATCGGCTCCGTGcacatgtgtttttggtttggccgCGGTCCGGAACCACTTGGCACACAATTCGGCAAACGTTTTTGTGCAGATGTTGTCcgaagatgttgttgtttcgccCAAATCTGGGTTCTGTTTGCATAGATTTGTCCCGAGGAAAGGAcgtaaacaaatgaaataaaagaagTTTGAAAGATTAGAAGATCTTTTGTCGTTTCCAGAAGACGTTTCAGCAAATAGAATCCAAGGATACAATTGAAATCCAAGGATACAATTGACTGATCGGCTACTTTAAATTCACCCAGAATTAAGCGTTTACACGCATCAAATGTCTGATCGATCTTTGGCTGCATAAGATCCCTCAAAAAACGGACCAATCCAATCCAGATATTCCAGCAAATAGTCTCTGTTCTCTTTGCTCTTTCCTCTCTGTGTTGAGATATTAAGAAAAACCGGGTCGATCATTCTGTACATTCTCTGAGCGTGATCCAGCAGCCTGAAgtccgatcgtcgatcgtttgtGCCGCAGGAACGCATGCAATAAAAGTCAAACGGTAGTAAATCTGAAAAACCCATAACGATCGCGGCAAAAGACATGTATCCATCGTCACAAACAGAACCGATCATTCGGCATTCTTACCGCGAATTTAACGATCACGACCAGAATCACATTCCAAAAgactcccacccccccccccccccccccccctgaccCTATCGCGATATTATAATTCGCATGCcgcaaaaacaggaaaaactcGAAATCACCAGCGAACTGAAACAAACGTCAGTCCAACggcaacaaacacacgtgaCAATGGATGGCCATTCGGCCATGAACAGTGGCTGGAACGTGCACGGCGGCAAGCCGGCCCCAGGCCACCCGGGGGACTCGTTGACAGGCCCCTTCGGTCGCCCGGAGATTTCGccaaaagtggaaaataatgTACCCGACACATACTCCTGGACAGCGCCACGCTCGGATTCACGGGCGACACTTTTTTATGCGTTTTTATGGGACGGAGTCGCAGGTCTCGGAGCGTAGCGTTTGTAACCCGAAACCCCGCTGTAGGCTATGGTCGTCAAAAAACGCGACGCGAGTGACGGGAAGATCACGATTCGTGCTGGGCAAGAATTtgtctccaaaaaaaaaacaaggaaaataaaaacaaaagcaccccggtgacggtgacgacgatggagcgAAAGGTGAAACGAATAACTAATGATCCGTAAAATGCGACGAGGTAGAGGACGAGGTTGACACGCTTGATGTAGACccaccagcgcacacactTTCCTTGGACCGCACtcggggttgggggggggcaGGAGGAACCGTGATTTACGGTACGAGCACCACGAAACAGGAAATGTTGTGTTTCCTCGGCCAGAATTTgcccgatcggtcggtcggtcggtcggccaggGAGACATTCTTGACGGTCGGTCGTTGTTCTTGTCATTTAAGAAAAGGCCAAAGAGACGTACGACGTCGACGATCCCGCGGGCGGTGCGTGACGATGTTTCCGGGATCCGCGTCCGGGACGTCCGAGAAGTTCGTAAATATCCACGCTCTACACGGCTCCATCCTTCACGGCGAGATGAGTTCCAACCCCCGCCGGGGGGCCCTCCACGACAACCGTTGCTTCGCACGTAAATTAACATAATTTATCGACCTCGTCCGCCTCTTTAGGCGAATCATTTGGACGCCGCCGCACCACGGGTGTCTTCTTTGGTTAGTTAATTGTGGTCGCGCGGCCCCGCTCGCCGCACGGAATGGCCGCGATGATGGGCAGCGGTGACCGTTGGCGGTGGCGtaaagtgaaaataaaatgcgGATCGAGATAAAATATGCGCCATCAGTGCCCCCCGCGCCACGGCCGTTACTACActcgatgatgaaatgatgatcagttgacgacgacgacgacgacgacgccggttCGGTCAACGTTAATGAGCTGGAAAAATTGGAGCAAACCCAACTAGTGTTCCCACCGAAAAGCGCAACACCATCTCTGGAGAGACTAATAGGTTCCGGGGAGGGGAAGCTTAAGGTagtaaaatggaaatgtgCTCCTTCTCTTCGCTCCTCTGCTCGATTTTAAGGTGATCGCGATATAATTAAAGACctgctcgctttttttttccggcgagatgatgataatggtgatgAGCTGTTCATCTTATTAACGGCACCGGTCGCGATTGGGACATTCCAGTCACTTGTCAACGAGCGGATCGAACGAGATCGACGAGTTCGACCGATCATCATTCCAGTCACAATGTTGGAGGTCTTGTTTTCGGCAACTTCTGGACCCTGGAGCCGGCCTTGTGTACGCTCGGCACGAACCATGTTTTATGAGTTTCGCGCTGGAGAATTCGTAATTTACCTAGCCCAGGTgcccaccgacaccgatcggcgatcgatcgattccaagAGTGATCCGATCGGCGAATGCTCTTTCGAGTTAACCACTTCACAGGACAGCGCTTTTGGCTCCCACTACCCTCTCCCGAGGGGCTACAGGGCTGATTGTGTATGCACCTCAGGCCTCCAGTGGCACTGACCATCTCCCTTTTCGATGCCTTTTGCTGAcgaggatggcgaaaagagaagCCCAAGACCCCCGAGGCCGCGTGTGCGGAGGGACCTTTGATGAGAAGATGATTATTATCGTGTATTTCTCGTGTACTGCTGCGTCGTGGCCTTCCTTACAAACGACCGCTTGTTCGTCCCAAACGCCACTCCAACACCAACCCATCCACGCCATCAACAgggccaccgtcatcgtcgtcgtcttgacCGTGATCGTACCAGGgtccgccatcatcaccaagaacttctcgtctcgtctctcgCGTCTCGTGAGCTTGTTAGAAAGCCGGATTAATGGATCTTTGCGTCCCCTCGCCTCTACTACCACTCTAGACTTCTATCCACTCCGCCCCGCTCCACGAAAAAGCCTAATGAGACCGCAGAGGTTCTATCAATTACCTTCCCCGATGATGTTCTCGATTTCGATTGCCATCGGCACCATAGTTGCGGCCTCACAAGCGCccgttgatcgatttttggcGTTCGATTGCGCGCTCCAGAGTCTCGAATCTGGACTCCACGAAGCACCGTCCCCTTTGCGTTAGAGCATTCCATAATTTGGGGAATTCAGCATCGATCATCTTGTTTACCAGGAAGTCTTCAATTATACCTCCCCCCCTTCTGCCCCTGGGTCAATGCATCCACGACGGCGTGACTGCTTTTTCGGCTGGCTGTGGGACCgtcggttgtgtttgtttatccAACAAATTGCTCCCCTTCGGAAAGCCCATCGCGGGATCATGGTTCGTGGCCGCTGGAGTGTTTTTGGAACTTGGGAAAGTAACTTCCTCCCGTGTGCTGCACTGCGACTGCGGTCGATCCGCGAGGTGGTCAGGATAATCAGACACCTAAATTTCGCCTCTAATGAGACctcggatcatcatcatcatcgtgtgctCATGCTAACGAGGATGCGAACCGAGGGTGTACTGCATTTGTGAAGGAACGGGGATTGATCGCGCATTGTGGCCAATCTCACAATCGGAAGTATTTACGGGAGAATAATGAGAGATGATTAGGGATCGCAAAACATGATGCGTGCGGTAGATTGATTGGGCAAACTGAATTGAGCTGTTAATCATTCGATGCTCTCGCGAGAGGCCTCTGCCATCATCGGggtatcatcagcagcagcataattatgtGTGGATGTTATCTGGATATGGGATGCTACATCACatggcgatgaagatgatcttTCTGTCGATCTCTCTTGAAGTAATAAAATCTATCCCTCacgagatgatgatcacgatcactATGGACTTCTGCTAGTCGGCTACAAAGCTGGGCCTCGCAGCCAGCAATAGAAAGATGAATAGCTCCAGCGACACAGCGAGAAGAACTGCCGCTTTGCTACCGTGCACTGTGCCATGATGCATGATGCGTTTGACTTTGTTCTTCCATCTCAAAAAGAAAAGGTCTAATAGAACAAGCAAATAACAAGAATACGGTGCGGTGTGTCAACGGGGCCAGTGGCCAGAGTCTAGAAAACCAGAAGCAACAAGGGTTTAGCGTACCATAAAACCCGAAATGGTTCGGTTTTCTTCCGAGAAACGGTGGCCCGCTGTTAAAACAGGTAGTTCGCGCCGAAGTTCAGTTTGAATAGGACGAGACACCACGCTGCAAACCATGATCCTGCCAGTGCAGTCCCTGCGAGTCATGGTGCACGCATCCCCGTTGCGTGCACCGAGCGCATTAGACCAATTGCCTCGAAACGAATGGTAGCCCGCGGCGGTTTCCTGCCATAATTGTTGCCACATGTCTGTCCAAGCCCGGGAGGGGACGGTCCTGGGAAAGCGGCCCCCAAACTCGCCGCCCATCACGCCCCTCTAATTGCGCTGAAAAAGcctcttcaaaaaaaaaacacgggcCCTTAAATGGTTCGCTCACTTACCAGACAGCTGCCGACAGGCCGAAGTAGTAGCGTAGCAGGAACGTGGCCGCACACGGTGCGGTCGATAGGccatcggtcagcagcagggcgACGCCCGGAAGTTGTGGATCGTAGCCGCAGGCCGTCGCATTACGTCCGGccaaccaccgcaccgcccATCCGACCGTCACCAAACAGTGGCTGATGACGAGCGGCATCAGGCTCTTGTCCCACCGCTTCGTCGACAGTATGAGGCAGAGGGTGGCAACGATGGCCGTCCCGAGGGCGGCCACACTCCACGACGTTAGCCACACCTCGGCAAAGTGCTTCTCGTCCTGCTCGAACAGAATGTCGGCCTCGCAGAGCGGGGCACACCGCCCGGAACGGTTCAGCTGGACGTACAGGTTCGACTTCTGGAGCCCCTGGCAGGACGGACGGTCCGATACGAGCACATCACCCTCGGCCGGTTCACCCGGGCCCTGCATGCACATGTGCTCGTGGTTGTTTTCCTCCGGGAATCGATTACAGTCCAGGGCCGATGGCCACGGAAACCCGAAGCCCTGCAGTATCGGATGGCACCGGTTCTTGACCGTGTTGCACAGACTCCGGCACGGTCCGATCGGCATCGAAACCTTGGGCGTACACATCGGAACGTACGTGGCGCACAGGAAAAACTTGAGCTGCTTGCTGCAACCGAACTGGATCAGCGGGAAGAACGTATGGAGCGTAAAGTTCGCATCCGATTGCAGCTCATGGCCGACAATGTTCGGCAGGGATGTCTCGTTGTAGCCGATACCACGGCACAGCTCAATCCGGATCGGTTCACAGGTCCGCTGACCGGTAAAATCGgaattgctgctactgctgctgctgctgctgctgctgctactcgcaGCCGACACCACAGTCAGTAGtaacaccacacaccagcaccttGCCAACACCGAACGTGCCattgtttctttcttgtttCTATTCGAAGATTGCCCCCGAGCAACACTTGTCACTTGGTCACTTTGGCGCCAAACCACTAGACACCGATCACGGATCCGGCGATCGTAACTCGATGCACAAACCGGTCACAAGCAGAGATGACGACGCGGTTCCATCTCTGACCATCAACCGGTCACTCGAAAACGTGACGGAATTCCTTTGCGTTCTCTTCGCTGTTATTGTTCCATTCGATGCCAAGACGGCACACGATGCACAagacaccaaaaaccagccgCACACGGACACTTCTTCACAGATAcacacagcagacacacaAGCCAAGCACGAACGTAAAGTGCACCAGCAAGCACCACCGGATGAAAGATGGGTCAGCGCGGcaggccgccaccaccgtagttttcgcttttctcgtTAGCGGGTCTTAACGATCGGTTTTTGGTACGTTCCTTACTTCTCGGCcacggtcggccggccgggcCCTGGCTGGTTGTCTTGGCCTGTGTGGCCTCGGCTATGTTGCCGCTTTCTCGTGCTAGTTGTTGCCTCGTGTATTGTACCACGGAACAcactctactgctgctccgctccgctcgatGATCCGGCTTTTTGTTATGTGTGTCTCTTCGCAGCTTCGcctttcggtgttcggtgttctCTGGTGTTTCTGCTGCCTCCAGCGGTCTGCCCCGGCTAGCGATCTTGTACGACGATCACTGATGCTCTCCTCAGCAGGTTTCTCATCACAAAGAGACGAGCCCTTTTATTTTGTCTCCTCTCTCTTATGCTCCGGCGGCGACGATGTTTCTCGCACACAACAACTGATCtcgttggtgtgtgcgtgcgtgcgtggttgATCTTGTCCGTCTCGTCTCTTTAGTGAATCCTTCTTCCAGCTCAGCTACTCACCCGGTGAGCTCGATCGCTCACTCGACCAAACTCACTatccgttgccgttgccgtggatcggcgatcgatcggatctTCGATTCGATGTGCCGATCGAATGGACTATACCGTTGCCACTACAAGCCAGCTGAGCCACCTGTTTTTTTAGGCCGAGCAGGAATGCGGTACTCTCCGGAACTCTTCACCTCTTCCACTCCAGAGCTGGCGTCGATTTCGTctgcaaatggaaaagtaataaaaaaaaagacgggaCTTCTATCAGTATGGAACGGCAGATCGAGGGTAGTACGAGGGTGgtgataattaaaaataaatcatcactCAACACACCCGCACGCGCTCCATCTGCGCGTGTGGCGCATGTGGAGTGAGGCaggttggcggtggtgattTTAAACTGCTGGACTCgggtgggtggaaaaacaacaCCCCAACCCCCCCGAAAACATATGTGTagcatgcgcgcgcgcgcgcacacatcaTCTTCTCGCGTGATCGTGTGATGTTTATTTTTGCACCGCGCAAACCGCACGATACCCTCGATGGCGCAAATGTTACCGATGGCCAGtggtgttttattttacttgTGCACGCCGTTTGTTTCGTTACAGCttatttttttcaccattttacaGTTTTCAGACAGGGTCTTGTGGGGTcggccatccagcatccagcatccagtgtGAGATGTGAGCTGTGAAGCGAAGCGCGCTCACTCTGCGCATCTCACAGCGAAGGAAACGTAAACAATTGGAGCCGCAACGAGCATCCCCTTACTATGGCCTactacgagcgagcgagagcgactCAGCGGTGTTGAgcggtacagcagcagcggccaacAATAAGTAAATATCGCTCtaccacagcagcacacaccggGAGTCCGCGGCAGGGCGTTATATTTATGCAGCCGCAGCACCCGCAGCAAACCGCACCCGGATCGTACAGATCCGGTACCTCCAGATGCTCCATAGTGGCCGTGGTGTGGCGCAGAATATTGGAAACAGATACACAGCGGaggcaaataaaaacaataaccaaacaacacacagagcCCGTGCTGCGCCCGTAAAGGTGCTGAAAGATCCGCTGATCCTCCGGGCGGGAGAGTTCGGTGGTATGTTTTAAAATGTAGCAGCCGAACGCTACGCTACGTCCACCACACCTTCCACTACCGAGTACACTCGTCCATCGCGGGAACTGCACGCGCCCCAAACACGCGCACTTCGCGGCCGTTTTGTTGTGTCGCGTCATGTGCCCTGCTCAGAGATCTGACCGCGCTCCTAAGTctggtttttggattttttttttcttttcttgtccAGCCACTagactgccgctgctgctgtttcgcgCCACCGCCGTAAATCGTCTACCTTCTGGCCTAGGGGGTTGCTATCGTCGCCGGTGGCCGCGAGATAAAGTGATAACGCAACATCACCTCGCCGAAGGTGATGACGATTCCAGCCATGGTCGCGCACGGGGGCGGGTGACGGCGTTGTACCGGTATGCGCGCATGCTCGcgtacaaaaaatgaaaatacgcGCTCGCGTGACGTCACGTGTCTGGTGGGCCATAAGGACAGGCGTCGGAGACAGTATACTGCTCCTAGGCTCTCTAGGCTTGGAGATACTACAGAATcatgaggatgacgaggaggatgtTTTGGGCAAAACAATGAGTTCATCTACCACACGAAGATCGTAGTAGCCGTAGATTAAAACCACAATATGGCGTCAGATGGCGGCAAATTCCAATTCAAGCCATACAAACACATCCCATTATCAACAATTAGTAGCCAGAAACATCTACCTTCTGTTTTCTCACTTATCACAACTCGTTCACCACGAAATGTTAATCATTCCAATGAAATTCCAACGAACGGGCTTCGATTACTTACACAACACACGGTACACTACTGTTGTAGTATCTCTGCTCTTTCACTATGACTATTTCCTAATCAACAAACGATACGAGAAGGACACCGAACGACTGGTAAGGATACGCGGTACGCGGCACGTAAAACCCGAGGTGAGGTGAGTCGTCTTTCGCGGACGCACGACGCACAcggcctcgctcgctcgaaggcTGATCGTATTCTGAGAAAGCCCCAAGTCGGGAGACTGCATGCAACCcccggccgctgctgctgatagagAGCGCTGAGAAACCGAGCGGCCATTTCTGCtcgctccccaaaaaaagggttgatggcgatggcgctgctctctctctctctctctgtctctcctggCCTAGAGGGGATCgcgtacgcacgcactcacgcccCTGCTTGGCatgttgtttatgttgtttgcttgGTTATGGCCTCGTGGTTTTGTGCCGCGCGGCTTCACCCTTCgccgcccgttcgctcgctctctcgatcatgctgctgccgttctcGCATCTTGCATCCCTCCGGCAGACACAGCCACAACACTGCGCATCTCCCCATCTTGCCGCCATTAACCGTGGATTCCCTCCTGTGGTGCTGCGGCGGTGACGTGcctcgttgctgttgctgctgctgatgctcgttTGTCGGCACGCACACCGCCGTAAACCCGTTAGCCCGGGCTCCGGGGATACGGATGCCTGCCGCGTGATCACGCGCCCGAGATTACCGCGGTTGTTGTTATGTTGTGCAGGAAAATGTCTCTCGATTTTTCATGTGAACTTTCATTGTTTTGGAACTGCTTTGGAAAATGATCCCGAACCTTatcagaaaagggaaaacattaaTCGAGGATCGCTTTTCCATTAGAATACACCTCAACAATACTAACACCTGAAACGCCCCACACGAACAGTGATTAACACATGGTTAAGAGAGAAAAGCATCGTGCCCTCCCAATCCTTTTCCCCCTTCCCTCACtctttttgatgaaaataaaactaaaaagagaaacgagaaacataaaaatcgattCAGCCAGGGCCATGCTCCACGCGCTGCGCGATCAATCTTCCAAATTGAAGAAAGACATTTTAATACGGCCGCCGCTCCAACAACGGTGCTACTCCAAACGAGTTCACCGAGTCCACCACACCTCCTAGCACCTCCCCTTTACCACCCTCCGCTTCTCATCCCCATCGCGGAGAGAATCAATCTAATCGATCGTACACGCCATCGGCTCCTCGTCGAGCTGAGAAATGAGCTGCTTAAGATTCTTAACAGAAGAGTGGAGTttttggtggggtgggggccctggtgatggtgtctgCAGCACGGCCTCCGAAAACAACCAGCACTCACACAACTGCACGGCGTAACTTGAAGATGAAGCGATGGAGCGAACCGGCAACAAGGGAACAACAAACTTGTTGCGAGCCCCCCCGGGAGACCCCGGAGtatcttccagcagcatccagctcGGCGAACCGAGAGGAATATCAATCTGAGCTGAAAATCGATCATCGAATCGGAACGGAATagattggatggatggagacaGAACACAGAGTGACAAAAGCCCGTCGAGAAGCCGTCG is a window of Anopheles aquasalis chromosome 2, idAnoAquaMG_Q_19, whole genome shotgun sequence DNA encoding:
- the LOC126570618 gene encoding frizzled-4-like is translated as MARSVLARCWCVVLLLTVVSAASSSSSSSSSSSSNSDFTGQRTCEPIRIELCRGIGYNETSLPNIVGHELQSDANFTLHTFFPLIQFGCSKQLKFFLCATYVPMCTPKVSMPIGPCRSLCNTVKNRCHPILQGFGFPWPSALDCNRFPEENNHEHMCMQGPGEPAEGDVLVSDRPSCQGLQKSNLYVQLNRSGRCAPLCEADILFEQDEKHFAEVWLTSWSVAALGTAIVATLCLILSTKRWDKSLMPLVISHCLVTVGWAVRWLAGRNATACGYDPQLPGVALLLTDGLSTAPCAATFLLRYYFGLSAAVWWAILCLRWSKSVRRLLGTSELGGPDPHTEKSDGSYDTLCQLAAWGIPAILTVIVLVARLVDADELFGSCFIGNQSDRALLTFVIVPLLTSWVIGSGYLFTAYLRKRSAAASLVHALPVHIHGMGKFLFIYTVPTAALLMLMFYEYACRENWLQLPHPSLEPALPARAPLWPFLLRAFIELLVGVLASAWAVGPRIVGLCRGNSAPATKLAGPVYKQPPPKLAGFTTGAPSTYSTASYQTVCPQNSLVSVSIGKLPPPRHHGTARKYQSHSHINRKPRGYKMSTQTISLTGNETVL